A segment of the Cryptosporidium parvum Iowa II chromosome 5, whole genome shotgun sequence genome:
TTTTCCTGCTTTGAAGTActttgttaaaaaaaagagttaCATTTACACAATCCCTCTTAAGAAACTCTAGCCCCAAAGGGTGATCATGTTCCATAGATTGTGAAACATCAATTACATAAGCATGTCCCTTATAAAATAATGTATTATATTCAGACATATCTCCATGAATAAGATGGCATTCATTGAACATAATATACATAATaccaataatttcaatGTAAAGGCGAACCCAACTTTTTCTTCCGAGACTTATTGGTACATCCTTTAATCTAGGAGCAGCATTCTCtgtattattgttaatatctTGTTTAATTTCACCATCGTATTTTTCAACATCTTTACTAATATTCTCTAAGTTAGAACCATCTCCAATATATGACATTACAAAAATAtgttttttaatataaatggGAATGGGACATCGTAGTCCAGAAATAACAATTCGTCTCAAATTtctaaattctttttcacACCATTGAGTGACCATTTTTCTAGGATTTTTTGATTTCAGATACCCCCTCCTAAATCTGAACTCTCCCTCCACATATTTTGATCTATCCTTGAAAGTGAGTACCGAAGTCTTAAAAACTTTGATTGCTCTGTTAATGTAATTTAGATTTGCAGacttttcaatttcatcaataacAACCAAATCTTCTTTAGAAAGACAATTTCTTGTAAACAATTCAGAGCCATAAAGCTTCAAATCACTAAAAAACGTGGTTCCTCTATAGACATTAGCTTCCTTTCCTGTACTGATTGTCCCATACATATTTGAAAACACTCCTCTATTTTTCGCTTTCTCTAACATCAGCATCGTCCGCCCATCAAGCGCTTGCATCACAGTAGCTCTAGTATCTCTAGTTAGGCCTCTTGATCTATGTTTTTGTCCCTTTTCATCGCTAGCTCTAGCCTGGTTATATGCAACTTGGTTTACTTTACAAATATCCCCAGGTAAAACATCGTATGCTAACGTTCTTCCTAATTGCTTAGCACTCATTATAtagaaatttgaaatttagTTGCAAGCTATCCCATAAACTTCAAAATTGTTTTTTGTAAAACCGttcatttttttatctAAAAATGTTAAAGGCAAAAATGACAGTGGCGCCTAAATTGTAGAGCATTATTACTTAACTAGAATAAGAAAAGCGATCCAGTAAACATTAATTGATGTTATATATAAACCTTTAAAGTATTTGGGCATCTAAGGTATTGTTTTTCAGATGGCTCGTAGtgttttaaataatagattGACTGCCTTATACTCTAAAGAAGGTATTACAAACAAAACAGTTGAGAAAAGTGAACAGGAAAGAAAATTAGATGAAAAAGATGACTATAGTGAAAAAGAAAccagaaaaagaattaaaaaaagcGTTAGAGATATTCTTAATGAGGAGTTTGGCGTTGAATCAGATGGTTTAGGTAATTTGAGtcaaaatttttcttttgagaATCCACCTAAACTTTCACTTAAAGATATTGCCggaatagaaaatattattagagaCATCGAAGAGTTTGTTATTAGACCACTTAAACTTCCAGATATTTATAGGGCTGTAGGGGTTAACTCTCCATGCGGAGTTTTGCTTCAGGGTCCTCCAGGAACAGGGAAAAGTTACCTTTCCATGTGTATAGCAGGGGAACTTGGTCTTCCATTTTTCAAACTGTCTGGGCCGAACATAATTAATGGTGTTTCTGGAACATCTGAAGCATCTTTAAGAAAACTTTTTGATGATGCAATAGAGATGGCACCAtgtttaattataattgatgaaattgatattGTTACTCCAAAAAGAGAAGGAAGTAATAGAGAAATGGAAAGACGACTAGTATCACAATTTGCTAACTGCTTAGATAAAATTTCAGGCAAatttgttgttgttgttggAACCACAAGTCGTCCTGATTCGATAGATCCAATAATCAGAAGAAATGGGAGAATGGACCGTGAAATTTCAATGCCTATGCCCGATGAAAATGCAAGGAAGGATATTCTACAAGTTTTATGTAAAGAAGTTAATCTCAGAAATGATGTTGATTTTAGGGAGATTTCAAGGAAAACGCCAGGATTTGTGGGGGCAGACTTGaaaactttaataaatgaagCAGCTTTAATTAGAGTAAATAAGCTATATAAAAGGTTTAAATTGGATAATAACGCTATGGATTCCCAGAGTACTCTATCCTTTGATTTACAAATTCCAGATAATCAAGCAATTCCTGAGATTGTAGAAACGCCTTCTGAAATGACAGATGGAGGACAAACAAACACTACTTTGCTGGAAAAACCCATACCAAATTATTCAAACTTTGACTTGAGCTCATGTCTTGTATCTCATGAAGATATTTTAGAGGCTCTAGAAAATGTAACTCCGAGTTCAAGAAGAGAAGGTTTCACTACAATTCCAGATATTTCATGGGAAAATGTTGGTGCCTTAAACGAATTGAGAGTTGACCTAGAGCTTAGAATTATTTCGCCAATAAAAAACTCGCATATATATGATAGATTTGGTCTTGAAACTCCGTCAGGAGTTCTACTATATGGCCCCCCTGGATGTGGTAAAACCCTCTTGGCGAAAGCGATTGCTAAAGAAAGTGGCGCAAACTTCATAAGTATTCGTGGTCCGGAACTACTTAACAAATACGTAGGCGAGTCAGAAAAGGCGGTGAGAACTGTGTTCGAGAGAGCTAGGGCTTCTGCTCCTTGTATTGTCTTTTTCGATGAACTAGATTCACTATGCGCAGCAAGAAGTAGCGAAGGAAATGGCGCAACAGAAAGAGTTGTAAATCAACTACTTACTGAATTGGATGGAGTAGGAGAGAGACGAAAAGTATTTGTCGTCGCTGCTACGAATAGACCAGATATTATTGATCCTGCTATGATGCGCCCTGGAAGGCTGGACAGAATTATTTATGTTCCACTACCAAATGAAATGGGGAGACTtgatattttaatgaaaGTTTCCAAGAAGACTCCTTTGGCAAAAGATGTTGACCTAAGAGtaatttctaaaaataCACAAGGGTTTTCTGGAGCAGATCTATCACAACTTATTCGAGAAGCAACATTAAAGGCTTTGGACAAACTAAGAACAAATGATAGCTCTATTTTTTCTAGCAATGATGATTTTGAGTCTAGAATAAGTAATATTTCCGGTATTGTTACACAAGATTTACTAATGAGCGTAATTTCTGGAATGAAACCTTCTGTTAGAGAAGAACAGATCAACttctttgaaaatttaaaacttGGGCAGAAGCTAACTTCTAgctattcaaatttttagtattaaaatatattaaatttttatatgaATTGAAATTGTTTGATTTTTTGTTATCTAATTTACATATATCTGTTATTTGCAGtgattacttttttttttgacatttttttttgttaatatgCGTTGTAGTGGTTATTGCATGATTTCTTTTTGCACACATACGGAATTTAGTTATTTAAGAGGATAGAAAACTTAATACTAGAAATTTAGTTGGAagataaataatgaaaaattaaagcGATTATAATTAAGTATagtatttaaaaagaaattagttaagtttaatattaaataaattacatcataaatatcaaagaaaaagaaatgagGAATTTCGTAATacttaaaattattctctttagttttcttgatttaatttattctcaagttaatattatgaCTGACGAATACagaatcaaaatattaaatatgcATAACGAATTAAGGGCTAAAGAAGCTTCTAGTGCAACATATATGATTAAGTTAGCCTACGATTATTCTCTGGAGGGATATGCAGCTAACTGGGGAATGAAGTGTATGAATGGTCAATTCCAGCATTCCCCACAAACTTGGCCAAACAGAGCTAGTCCTGGTGAAAATTTGTATGCAAGCAGCATTGACGTGTCTAAATTATCTTCTTGGGATCCTTCAAATGTAGTAAAAAGTTGGTGGGATGAAAGAGAACATTTCAATTGGAAAATGGGGGTGCCTGAAGGAGGATATCCTGTTGGACATTGGACACAGGTTGTGAGGGCAGCAGCAAGCACTGTTGGCTGTGCTGTTATTGTTAGATGCCCTGGATCTTGGAAGACTTATGTAATTTGCCATTATGACTTTGGAAACCTCGGCTATATTCCTTATCCAAATTTTAAAGTGGACAAAAGCTTGCCTCAAAAACCATGTTCTCAATGTCCAAGTGGCTATAACTGTTGTGAAAATAATCTTTGTGTTGGAATTATTAACCCAAAAATTCCTCCTCCCGGAGAATTACCAATAAAATCTGGTAACGGAGCTTGTGATGATTATATGAAAAGATTGTGTAGTATAAGAAATGGGGCATGCCCTCAATCTTGCCTTGATTTGGAATACCCCACTATTAAGAAAGGCTTAATCGTTCAGCAGTGTACCTGCATTGAAGGAGAATCTGTTTCTCCAACAATGGCATGGCAATTTAAGCTATGGTATAACCGTGGCAATTGCTCTAGGGTTAAAGGAAATGATGGCTCTTCGTATTCAATGAAAGGATTGGTGGATTCTGGAGTTGCTAAAATAGGAACTCATGATTTAGATATTGACGTTAGCCTAAAAAATAGGAATGagttaaagaaaatagGTACAAATAGGTTTGCGAGAGATTTAAGTTTTATGGATGAAGCTCATGTTGACATTAAACATGGGCCTGGATTGATTGCTGATATTTCAACTGAACAAGATAATAGAGAGAACAATATTCCTACAAAGGGCGACATAAATTCTACAAGTAACCTTGAACATTTTCCAAGTTATTCTAATAGTCTGGCAAAGATCCGTAACTTATCTAATGGTGAAAGAGAGGCAATTATGTGAAAATAGAATGACTCTAAAATAAGTTCGaaaaaattgttttttCAGAGATAAAAATTCTATACTTATTGTGTTAATTGATGTATTTTTTGGATACGCATGCATGtaattttttgaagaatttttgCTAAATGATTTTTGGGAATGCTCATTCAACTGTTAGTTAGGTTTTGCTATTAGTTAATCTTTTTTGGTGTGACAACTTTTATAATTGTTGGAATTTTATgctttttctttaaatatttttttttttcgaaTGAAAAGTGAATCatgaaaaattataattttacCGCTGGAGtttcttattaattactattaaaaagataaataaaGGATGAACATTAACAATGAGGCAAGTAACACAAGAGCAATGCAACTGCACACATTAAATAAGCTTGCAAGCGAGAAGAGAAATGGGAATGAAGCAGTTGAAATAAGTCTGGAATCAAATGTCAATTTAAATGAAAGTTTTATGTTGAATTGTAAAGGCGAGCTTGGAAAGGCAATTAGTATCTTAGAAGAAAGTAGGGAAATTATTTACAGTGATGTAGACGAACagatgataataaagataagCTTTATTGAGCCAGTTTCAATCACTAAATTTGGCATTCAAGCATTggatattgaaaatgaatctGAGGAATTTGGTATTCATGACAAAACAGAATTAGATCTGAAAAATTGCAGCAAACCTAGACTAGCAAAACTATACGTAAACTCCCCTCTTGTTGACTTTGGAGAAATTGAGGACTTGACCCCAAGTTTTACCAAAGTTTTTACTGAACAAGAATTACAAGAGTCCTTAGTGTTTACATTACCGGGATCAAAGTTTCATAGGTTAAAACATTTGACAATATTCATAGAGGAAAATCAGGATCTTAAGGAAAAAACATACTTAAACAAGATAAAGCTTTTGGGATATATAATCCCTTCTTGAGAAAAATTATCTATTACAGGAtccaaaataattgaagTAACCCTTTGATATAGccaaatatttcattttttcctAATTTAGAATCTCCATAAAGTCTATCTACAAAAACTATCGGTACATCAGCAATTGAATACCCAAATTTCGTAGCTCTAGCAATAATTTCCATTTGAAAGACATATCCTTTACTAACCATATTGCTACCTAGTATTGATTTGAATACGTCTCTTTTGTAAAGTCTAAAAGACCCAGTTAGATCACTAGCTCTTGGTTGAAGTAAGAAGTTAGCTACATTGGCAGGGACGAatataaattgaattattttattattttctctaAATCTTCAACTTACCAAGGAAATTGGCTACTCTACTGACTAAAATTCTATCCCACGTCCACCCAGAGACTCCACCATTTCTTATGTACCTTGATCCTGAAACaatatcaaaatctttagtttcttgtttttcaataaaatctGCGATATATTTTGGGTGATGGGATAGGTCGCAGTCCATTAGTATAATAAAGTCACCTTCAGAATGTTCAAAACCTTTCATATATGCAGTGCCTAGTGACggttaatatatatttatttgttttgttAAGGTTACTTACCTAGTCCCAATTTTCCCTTTCTCTTAACAAGTTTCTGAGAAAAAATGTTGCGTGTTTGTAAATGCAATcgaatttttctttaacttACAATATTAACTTCAGGATAACATTTTTGGAGCTTTTCCACTACCTCTGCTGTGCCGTCAGGGCTAGAATCATcaacaataataatctcCCAGTTTACAGGCctttaaagttttttttccaattgaaaatatttttttttaaattagttTTATAGCTTTCGCGTTTAATTAGCTACTTACAATTTACTAAATGTTTCATGGAGAAGCTCAACCATTATACCAACATTTTCTCTTTCATTATATGTTGGAATAATAACACTGTACATTGGGCTCACTTTCAACATGTTTTGTTCTGAATTTAGAATATtctaaaaatgaataaaaaaaaagtatgTCTCAAGATGCCGGTAAAGTCCTAGTTGGGATAAATTTGTAACAGTTAAGTATggtaaatataaaagataATCTAATTCTAATAGAGAAAAGGAGTATCAGAGAGCGGAGTGATTTTACAGGTTATTTCTTCACTTACTTGCTTgaaaaatttctttataaaatgcaaaattaaaaaacGATACTTAAAAAAATCGGCGGGAATTCCCCATATTTACATGCAAATCTGTGGGGAAAgatatcaaaatttatgtcataatataaaaaagtatacaataataaagtaaaatatataaataagcAAAAAGTTAGCTAATAATAAAGCAAGGAGTCTGTAATAGCAGAGAAGTTGTCGGATAAGTTTGTCTAGATTCGTATAATACAAAAGCAGAGATAGTTTAgctaaaaaaaagtataaGATGTACTGGTGGCTAAATCCAATACCACCTTGTTGCGATCCTTCTTTGTTGGAGCCTGTTAAACTTCCATTTGGAGAAAACGATGAGCTTAATGATACTTTGTCTAGACTGGAGAAAAACAAGTTTGTTTTCGGAAGAAAAGGAGATTGTTCAATTAGACTTAAGGATCAATCAATAAGTGGTCACCATTGTACGATTCACATAGATAATATACACAAAGGTTTGTTACTTACTGATACAAGTACTAATGGTACATTTTTAAATGGGAAAAGGTTAAACAAATCTGTTCCAACACAAATAACTGATGGAGATATAGTTTCATTAACTAGACCAAAAATTATGGACGACAATATTGCATTTCACGCAGTGTTTAAGCTTGTATTTTCAAGCAAGAATCCCGGATTAGTAGAAGATGAGCCTTTAGTTGATGCTACCGATGCAAGGATGACAGAGTCACTTTTTGATAGCAAAATGAGCAAGGCAACAGAAGCATGTAATGAAATACCTATAGAGGACTCAACAAGCAACAACTCTAGTGAAAAACAAGAAGAAACTTCTGGAAGAAAAGAGTCCATTTGCATTACCAACAATGAAAGAAAATCTACAAGGTCTTCAATGAGCTTAAGGAGCCAAGAAAGGAAGGGAAGATTGAGCACAAAAGACGAGGGTAAAGCAGATGAACATGCTATTAGGCGTAGTAGAGGCAGGCCAAGAGCATCAGACCGTCCTGAGGTAGATGAAATTACAAGCTTTGAGGAGGAAAATCAAATTAGAGTTGAAGAACAATCCAGTGAGTGCGAGAAAAATACAGAAACAGAGTTagataaagatgaaaagCAAGTAGAGCGAGAAAAGCAAAACAAAACTGAAAATAGGGACGATAAATTGAAAGATGAGAGGAAAAGAGATAAAGAAGATGCAGTTAAATTCATTACAGAAGTTGAGAAATTGAATGAAAAGCACAATTTATCTGTTGAAAACATTTCTCAGTTATTTGATGCAGCAGCTAGCGATATGATTCAACAACCTAGtgaaattagaaattcAATAGTTTCCCAAAAGGTAGATTTGACTGAAAGTAGAGAGCTTGATAAGAGATATTCAGTGGAAGGAAATTCATTGACATTTTCAGGTCAAAGACAACAAGTTGGGTTAACTGGGAAGAGGTCTAGTGACAAATTAATGGAAAAGCTAGAAAACTTGGAGTTACTGGTTAGCAGAAAAGAAAGTTTAGAAAGGACTTTGAAGAGTGAACTTGAGGCAAGGGAAGAGGAGATTTCTAGGTTAAGGGAGGCCTTAGATCGATCAGAAATTAACGAGCAGCAGATAAGACAGCATAATATGACTCTTTTGGAAGAGTTGCAAAAGGTGCAAAAACAGAACTTGGACTTGGAGCATGAGCTAATAGATTTCCAGGAGAGATGCAGGGTATTGAATGCGTCTGGAGAGGCAATGGATCAGACAATTAGCCAATTGAGCGAAGATTTGTCTTCTGTCCGTCAAGAACTACTCTCAAtgaatgaaaaatataatcaaCAAAGCTTAGCATTGAAGTCAGTTACTCAATTAACACAGAGAAAATGTCTGTCAATCTTACATTCACTCAAGGATATTCACCAACTTAGCAGCACTTATGTATCTGCAGGGACTGGAATACCCTCTTCAGGAGGATCAATTTTAGGAAATTCCAACACTATCTTTTCGGCTGGAGGTTCGACTTTAACTCCTTGGAGAAATGGTAAGCGTTCATTAAGTACAAATTATGGTTATAATGGTGCTTTGGGGATTCCACAAACTGAACGTCCATACAAAATGAGATCCTCTCCTGTTAGTTCCTCTCGAAGTAACGTTATTGGAATTGGGGATGTTGCTCTTAGCAGAAAATCATCTTTATCTGGAAACAACTATTCATCGTTTAGCGATGATTTGGATGGCATCAGAAACAATGTTTTGGGTAACTCAAACTCTCAATGTCTTCCAAATAGTAGATTTCTATCTGGATCATCTCAATTAGAGGAGCAACTGGTTTCATCTATTAAGCCAAGCTCATTCGATATGCAAAATCTAGGTctcaatataaataaaaatggaaaTGAACAGGCTCTACTAGAAGAGGAACCAAAAAGTGCCAAGACTATCAGCCATAACGATTTAGAAGATAAGTCGATTGCAATTTCCCAGCCATTGATGTCAAATGGTGTCCTTTTTGAACAAGTTCCCACTGTTTCCAGATCCAGAAAAAGCAATGCTGTTGAAAACTCTCTGGAAATTGAATCAGTTTTGAACAAAGAAAACACTACTGGCAACATCTAAGACTACATGACTTAAATAGCGCATAGATAATTCCATTTGTAGAACCCAAACTTTAAgcatttctttttccttAATATTGCTTATTGAAAAGTTTCCTGagacaaaaaatattgaatagaTCTAATGTATTACTCTTAAGActtaaatatatcaaaataaCCTAGATATTATCTCTAATTAACAATCTATTTGATTTCGGGAGTGCATTAAGCAGACTTATTAGGAATTATTCAGAATCTTCATCCTGGGGAGAATGACTCAAACAAAGAGCGGAGTCAACTTTTATTCCTGGATGGCTGTTTTCAGTTGAAACGATGTCCAAATCCCTAGGGCTCTCGATACAATCTTGTGGAATTACTGACATACCTATGTCGGCGACTGTTGGTGAAAGTACGGGCGTTATTACTTGTGATTCAGATTCAGGTGTATCGATTAGTGGTGATTCTGACAAAGGCGAGGGCGAGTAATCTGAGGATGGGGTTCTGGGAGATGGTGACGCGGTAGTAACGGCGGTAGTAGTGGTAGTTGTACTTTTAGttgtagtagtagtagtttCATCAGAAACAGCTTCTTCAATCAAGCCATCTTCTTGATTCGAGTTGAAAATTTCTCTTTCAGAGGTGGATGTTGATAAAAGCTTTCTATCAAATGTACCCACTTCGTCAAATAACTCCTCATTGGTATCATCTTCACCATGGACTTCTTCAGCTTGTGGATTAACTTGATCCAAAGAGGATTCTGGGATAATAAAGCGCTCAAGCTTAGAATAGTCCCCATTATATATGTTATAAATGGGTGGAAGTGAGACTTCTTCAATTGAAACCTCTagtttggaaataatatctGAAACTAATGTTGAGAACTCAGAACTGAGGAGGCATTTGTTTAAAGATAAGACTTCTGGGTGGATTTCTCCCACTTTGTTGAAAATAAGCGCATTCCAGAGAGTCGATACAGGCTCAAATAAAGTGTTTGACTTAAGACCATACATATAACCGTACTCGGCATCACTTTCAGACcaatgaataaatttaaacGCTTGGATAGAATTCTCCAAAATGTAATGGAGCTTAATATATTCAGGTAGTAACTCTAAATTTGTTGCCTCGATGTTTGCCTCCTTCTCTATATTGGCGTTTCTAATCCTCAAATGTAAGTTCAATCTTTCAATACCTGCCTTTGAGTTCAAATTATAAGGAAAACCAAAATTTGGAGGTGAAAGAAGCGATCTAACATTACCAATATCGTCATAAAGATAGGGTAGTCCAAATTCCCTATAATACTTTCCATCTTCCTTGAGCATAAACATTCTATTTACAGAAGTAAGAACATCATCTAGAATATTTGGGCATCCCTTTAAAACCAGTCttagtaataaattaattgctGACTCCTCGGATAACGACTTGAGTTCTTCAGAGTTATTAGATTGAGCGGCCTTAGTATTTCCATATGCAAAACGAAGAGCCGAGTAGCTTTTTGCAGCTTCCATTAGACCTTCAAGATTCAATTCAGTAGCATATGAAATCTTTGATTCGAGCTGCTTGAATAATTGAGCTGGCCCATGATCCCACCATTCTTCTGGAGAAGATGGTAAGTCACTGTCTTGTACAGTTATCCAATAGTCAAATGCTTCCCAGGCTGCAGAAAGAACTGCTTTTCTTGAAACACTCTTAATGTCATCTAAATccatcatcttcttcttaaGCTCAATACTCTTATTCAATACAGATTCCCATCCCAGTGGTAAAAGATTAACATCAATTCTGTTAGACTTTAAATGATTGAAAATCTCTTGAATAACATCAGCAGATCTTACAAGAGTAGAGtccttcattttttttgccCATAAACTTAAACTAGGCAAGTCACCTCTAGAGTGCAAAAGAGTAAGTTTTCTGATTACAACAAGCTCAAAGACTTTTCTTGCATAAGTAAAATCTGGCTTCT
Coding sequences within it:
- a CDS encoding nuclear VCP like protein with 2 AAA ATpase domains (transcripts identified by EST), yielding GIVFQMARSVLNNRLTALYSKEGITNKTVEKSEQERKLDEKDDYSEKETRKRIKKSVRDILNEEFGVESDGLGNLSQNFSFENPPKLSLKDIAGIENIIRDIEEFVIRPLKLPDIYRAVGVNSPCGVLLQGPPGTGKSYLSMCIAGELGLPFFKLSGPNIINGVSGTSEASLRKLFDDAIEMAPCLIIIDEIDIVTPKREGSNREMERRLVSQFANCLDKISGKFVVVVGTTSRPDSIDPIIRRNGRMDREISMPMPDENARKDILQVLCKEVNLRNDVDFREISRKTPGFVGADLKTLINEAALIRVNKLYKRFKLDNNAMDSQSTLSFDLQIPDNQAIPEIVETPSEMTDGGQTNTTLLEKPIPNYSNFDLSSCLVSHEDILEALENVTPSSRREGFTTIPDISWENVGALNELRVDLELRIISPIKNSHIYDRFGLETPSGVLLYGPPGCGKTLLAKAIAKESGANFISIRGPELLNKYVGESEKAVRTVFERARASAPCIVFFDELDSLCAARSSEGNGATERVVNQLLTELDGVGERRKVFVVAATNRPDIIDPAMMRPGRLDRIIYVPLPNEMGRLDILMKVSKKTPLAKDVDLRVISKNTQGFSGADLSQLIREATLKALDKLRTNDSSIFSSNDDFESRISNISGIVTQDLLMSVISGMKPSVREEQINFFENLKLGQKLTSSYSNF
- a CDS encoding extracellular protein (with signal peptide followed by SCP domain and a cryptosporidium specific repeat), giving the protein MRNFVILKIILFSFLDLIYSQVNIMTDEYRIKILNMHNELRAKEASSATYMIKLAYDYSLEGYAANWGMKCMNGQFQHSPQTWPNRASPGENLYASSIDVSKLSSWDPSNVVKSWWDEREHFNWKMGVPEGGYPVGHWTQVVRAAASTVGCAVIVRCPGSWKTYVICHYDFGNLGYIPYPNFKVDKSLPQKPCSQCPSGYNCCENNLCVGIINPKIPPPGELPIKSGNGACDDYMKRLCSIRNGACPQSCLDLEYPTIKKGLIVQQCTCIEGESVSPTMAWQFKLWYNRGNCSRVKGNDGSSYSMKGLVDSGVAKIGTHDLDIDVSLKNRNELKKIGTNRFARDLSFMDEAHVDIKHGPGLIADISTEQDNRENNIPTKGDINSTSNLEHFPSYSNSLAKIRNLSNGEREAIM
- a CDS encoding thioredoxin (with no plasmodium ortholog): MNINNEASNTRAMQLHTLNKLASEKRNGNEAVEISLESNVNLNESFMLNCKGELGKAISILEESREIIYSDVDEQMIIKISFIEPVSITKFGIQALDIENESEEFGIHDKTELDLKNCSKPRLAKLYVNSPLVDFGEIEDLTPSFTKVFTEQELQESLVFTLPGSKFHRLKHLTIFIEENQDLKEKTYLNKIKLLGYIIPS
- a CDS encoding dolichol phosphate mannose synthase, with the protein product MLKVSPMYSVIIPTYNERENVGIMVELLHETFSKLPVNWEIIIVDDSSPDGTAEVVEKLQKCYPEVNIKLVKRKGKLGLGTAYMKGFEHSEGDFIILMDCDLSHHPKYIADFIEKQETKDFDIVSGSRYIRNGGVSGWTWDRILVSRVANFLANFLLQPRASDLTGSFRLYKRDVFKSILGSNMVSKGYVFQMEIIARATKFGYSIADVPIVFVDRLYGDSKLGKNEIFGYIKGLLQLFWIL
- a CDS encoding protein with forkhead associated (FHA) domain within N-terminal region and possible central coiled coil domain is translated as MYWWLNPIPPCCDPSLLEPVKLPFGENDELNDTLSRLEKNKFVFGRKGDCSIRLKDQSISGHHCTIHIDNIHKGLLLTDTSTNGTFLNGKRLNKSVPTQITDGDIVSLTRPKIMDDNIAFHAVFKLVFSSKNPGLVEDEPLVDATDARMTESLFDSKMSKATEACNEIPIEDSTSNNSSEKQEETSGRKESICITNNERKSTRSSMSLRSQERKGRLSTKDEGKADEHAIRRSRGRPRASDRPEVDEITSFEEENQIRVEEQSSECEKNTETELDKDEKQVEREKQNKTENRDDKLKDERKRDKEDAVKFITEVEKLNEKHNLSVENISQLFDAAASDMIQQPSEIRNSIVSQKVDLTESRELDKRYSVEGNSLTFSGQRQQVGLTGKRSSDKLMEKLENLELLVSRKESLERTLKSELEAREEEISRLREALDRSEINEQQIRQHNMTLLEELQKVQKQNLDLEHELIDFQERCRVLNASGEAMDQTISQLSEDLSSVRQELLSMNEKYNQQSLALKSVTQLTQRKCLSILHSLKDIHQLSSTYVSAGTGIPSSGGSILGNSNTIFSAGGSTLTPWRNGKRSLSTNYGYNGALGIPQTERPYKMRSSPVSSSRSNVIGIGDVALSRKSSLSGNNYSSFSDDLDGIRNNVLGNSNSQCLPNSRFLSGSSQLEEQLVSSIKPSSFDMQNLGLNINKNGNEQALLEEEPKSAKTISHNDLEDKSIAISQPLMSNGVLFEQVPTVSRSRKSNAVENSLEIESVLNKENTTGNI
- a CDS encoding hypothetical protein (transcripts identified by EST); amino-acid sequence: MKFIRFGLLFLSLLALAFGNGENSISLNDVVPGNPQVVVWSPEEKPDFTYARKVFELVVIRKLTLLHSRGDLPSLSLWAKKMKDSTLVRSADVIQEIFNHLKSNRIDVNLLPLGWESVLNKSIELKKKMMDLDDIKSVSRKAVLSAAWEAFDYWITVQDSDLPSSPEEWWDHGPAQLFKQLESKISYATELNLEGLMEAAKSYSALRFAYGNTKAAQSNNSEELKSLSEESAINLLLRLVLKGCPNILDDVLTSVNRMFMLKEDGKYYREFGLPYLYDDIGNVRSLLSPPNFGFPYNLNSKAGIERLNLHLRIRNANIEKEANIEATNLELLPEYIKLHYILENSIQAFKFIHWSESDAEYGYMYGLKSNTLFEPVSTLWNALIFNKVGEIHPEVLSLNKCLLSSEFSTLVSDIISKLEVSIEEVSLPPIYNIYNGDYSKLERFIIPESSLDQVNPQAEEVHGEDDTNEELFDEVGTFDRKLLSTSTSEREIFNSNQEDGLIEEAVSDETTTTTTKSTTTTTTAVTTASPSPRTPSSDYSPSPLSESPLIDTPESESQVITPVLSPTVADIGMSVIPQDCIESPRDLDIVSTENSHPGIKVDSALCLSHSPQDEDSE